The following proteins are co-located in the Candidatus Nitrotoga sp. AM1P genome:
- the yjgA gene encoding ribosome biogenesis factor YjgA — protein sequence MHHYNDNTEELNLPPSKTKIKKQMHDLQDIGEQLAELSIDKLKQMDLPESLFDALREMKRINKFGAQRRQMQYIGKLMRDVETAPIIAKLEAWSGKSHQHIAWLHQLERWRDRLLENEAALTELLADHPEADAQRLRALVRNALKEKELAKPPKSYREIFQVLREILPEQISQAPE from the coding sequence ATGCACCACTACAATGACAATACCGAAGAATTAAATTTGCCACCCAGCAAAACCAAGATTAAGAAACAGATGCATGATCTGCAGGATATCGGTGAGCAATTGGCTGAACTCAGTATCGACAAACTGAAACAAATGGATTTGCCGGAAAGCTTATTTGACGCCCTCCGCGAGATGAAGCGCATCAATAAATTTGGCGCGCAACGACGACAAATGCAATACATTGGCAAATTGATGCGCGACGTGGAAACCGCGCCCATCATCGCCAAGCTGGAAGCATGGAGCGGCAAATCACACCAGCATATTGCCTGGCTGCATCAACTGGAGCGGTGGAGAGATCGTCTTCTGGAAAACGAGGCAGCGCTGACCGAGTTGCTCGCTGATCACCCTGAAGCGGATGCACAAAGGCTGCGAGCGCTGGTTCGAAATGCATTGAAAGAAAAAGAACTGGCAAAACCGCCGAAGAGCTATCGTGAAATTTTTCAGGTACTGCGTGAAATTCTGCCGGAGCAAATTTCTCAAGCACCCGAATAA
- a CDS encoding alpha/beta hydrolase, translating to MNNVLPHITLETGKSPQHSIIWLHGLGADGEDFVSVGEEMNLPVAVRYLFPHAPNQPVTINGGVIMRAWYDIMASNMVAQQDAKGIRASQAAIEGLIAQEKQRGIATDNIFLAGFSQGGAIALHTGLRHASRLGGILALSTYLPLAETLSSEASATALNTPIFMAHGHSDSIVPYARGKASADELKKRGYQVEWHEYGMPHSVCAEEVRDIQTWLTQKLNTKPI from the coding sequence ATGAATAACGTTCTACCACATATCACTCTCGAAACTGGAAAATCCCCCCAACACAGCATCATCTGGTTGCATGGCTTGGGCGCTGACGGTGAGGATTTTGTTTCCGTGGGGGAAGAAATGAACCTGCCGGTAGCGGTGCGCTACCTGTTTCCGCATGCACCCAATCAACCAGTCACCATCAACGGTGGCGTCATCATGCGCGCATGGTATGACATCATGGCTTCGAATATGGTTGCCCAACAAGATGCAAAGGGTATTCGTGCTTCACAAGCCGCTATTGAAGGGCTGATTGCACAGGAAAAGCAGCGTGGCATTGCTACAGATAATATTTTTCTCGCAGGCTTCTCACAAGGCGGGGCCATTGCGCTGCATACCGGTTTGCGCCATGCATCGCGCCTGGGCGGTATTCTCGCTTTATCCACCTATCTTCCGCTAGCCGAAACATTGTCGAGTGAAGCCAGCGCAACTGCTCTCAATACCCCCATCTTCATGGCACACGGGCATAGTGACTCGATCGTACCTTATGCGCGAGGAAAGGCCTCGGCGGATGAATTAAAAAAACGAGGTTATCAGGTCGAGTGGCATGAATATGGCATGCCACATTCAGTATGCGCGGAAGAAGTGCGAGATATCCAGACTTGGCTGACACAAAAATTAAATACAAAACCTATTTAA
- the aat gene encoding leucyl/phenylalanyl-tRNA--protein transferase — protein sequence MITWLNDGAPFPPVEQALLKPNGLLAAGGSLSAHRLLDAYRQGIFPWFNTGEPILWWSPNPRMVLIPEEFKISRSLRKTLRDKSYEVRTDSAFEQVMRACAAPRHEQAGTWIHEDMITAYTELHQMGVAHSVEVWMKGNLVGGLYGISIGHMFYGESMFSHATDASKIALAHLTAQLQRWGYGMIDCQMSTPHLASLGAREIPRAEFIRRLKELIHCPNPPHKWQLDHELVA from the coding sequence ATGATCACGTGGTTGAATGATGGCGCTCCGTTTCCGCCGGTAGAGCAGGCACTGCTCAAACCCAATGGCTTGCTGGCTGCGGGGGGGAGCCTGTCTGCACACCGTCTGCTGGACGCCTATCGGCAAGGTATCTTCCCTTGGTTCAACACAGGAGAACCCATACTCTGGTGGAGCCCCAATCCACGCATGGTGCTTATTCCTGAGGAGTTCAAGATTTCACGGTCGTTACGCAAAACTTTACGCGATAAGAGCTATGAAGTTCGTACCGATAGCGCTTTCGAACAAGTCATGCGTGCCTGCGCCGCCCCACGCCACGAACAGGCGGGAACATGGATACATGAAGACATGATTACCGCTTATACCGAGCTGCATCAGATGGGCGTAGCGCACTCGGTGGAGGTCTGGATGAAGGGCAATCTGGTGGGTGGGCTGTATGGCATCAGTATTGGACACATGTTCTATGGCGAGTCGATGTTCAGCCACGCCACGGATGCATCCAAAATTGCGCTCGCCCATCTCACTGCACAATTGCAGCGTTGGGGTTATGGCATGATTGACTGCCAGATGAGCACACCGCATCTTGCTTCGCTCGGCGCACGCGAAATCCCGCGCGCAGAATTTATACGTCGCTTAAAAGAATTGATACACTGTCCGAACCCTCCGCACAAATGGCAGCTCGACCATGAACTTGTTGCATGA
- a CDS encoding arginyltransferase, with the protein MNLLHDIPLSALQLYLTAPYSCSYLPDQLARSQVATPSFLITPAVYSELVRGGFRRSGSVTYRPRCDACQACIPVRVEVPSFAPNRTQRRSRQRHIGLEASLHALKDNDEYFALYQRYQMERHPDGGMKNDSRDQYRNFLLQSHVDSILVEFRENGVLRMVSIIDILDDGLSSVYTFYEPNIAQASFGTYNVLWQIELCRKLQLDYLYLGYWIEKSEKMAYKANFRPLQGLIQGKWQALPTHRP; encoded by the coding sequence ATGAACTTGTTGCATGACATTCCGCTGTCGGCGCTGCAGCTATACCTTACAGCCCCCTATTCGTGCAGCTACCTGCCGGATCAACTGGCGCGCTCGCAGGTCGCCACACCCAGCTTTCTGATCACCCCGGCTGTGTATTCGGAACTGGTGCGAGGCGGCTTCCGCCGGAGCGGGTCGGTTACCTATAGACCGCGCTGCGACGCCTGCCAAGCCTGCATTCCGGTGCGTGTCGAAGTACCATCGTTCGCGCCCAACCGCACACAACGCCGCTCCAGGCAACGCCACATCGGTCTGGAGGCCTCGTTGCATGCATTGAAAGACAACGACGAATATTTCGCGTTGTATCAGCGTTATCAAATGGAACGGCATCCTGATGGCGGCATGAAAAATGACAGTCGAGACCAATACCGCAACTTTTTACTGCAAAGCCACGTTGATTCCATACTGGTGGAATTCCGCGAAAATGGGGTGCTGCGCATGGTGAGTATCATCGATATTCTCGATGATGGACTCTCTTCGGTTTATACGTTTTATGAGCCGAATATAGCGCAAGCCAGCTTTGGCACCTACAACGTCCTGTGGCAGATCGAGCTGTGCCGGAAGTTGCAACTGGACTACTTGTATCTGGGTTACTGGATAGAGAAGAGCGAGAAAATGGCGTACAAAGCCAATTTTCGTCCGCTGCAAGGGCTTATCCAAGGCAAATGGCAAGCACTCCCAACCCACAGGCCGTGA
- a CDS encoding quinone-dependent dihydroorotate dehydrogenase, with amino-acid sequence MYSLIRPLLFSFNPETAHHITLDALQFAYRLGLLPLFVKHPVDNPHKVIGLTFPNPVGLAAGLDKNGDHIDALAALGFGFIEIGTITPRAQGGNPKPRLFRLPEAQGIINRMGFNNHGVDALIENVKRANYRGILGINIGKNFDTPIEHAATDYLIGLRSVYTHASYVTINISSPNTKNLRQLQGGDELDALLTQLKAEQEKLADLHGKYVPLALKIAPDLDNEQIHQIAILLQRHRIDGVIATNTTLTRTGVEHLTQNTETGGLSGAPVRDRSTAVIRELATALQGALPIIGAGGILSGEDAVEKIHAGAALIQIYSGLIYRGPELINECVNAIGHLQRRGA; translated from the coding sequence ATGTACTCGCTGATTCGACCGCTGCTTTTTTCCTTTAATCCGGAAACCGCCCACCACATTACGCTTGATGCGCTGCAGTTTGCCTATCGGCTTGGCCTGCTGCCGCTGTTTGTCAAACATCCGGTAGATAACCCACATAAAGTGATAGGTCTAACTTTCCCCAACCCGGTCGGGCTGGCCGCAGGATTAGACAAGAACGGCGATCACATCGATGCGCTGGCCGCACTGGGTTTTGGTTTCATCGAGATCGGGACCATCACACCTCGCGCCCAAGGAGGTAACCCAAAACCGCGCTTGTTCCGCTTGCCTGAGGCGCAGGGTATCATCAACCGCATGGGGTTCAACAACCACGGCGTGGATGCACTCATTGAAAACGTAAAGCGCGCAAATTATCGCGGCATTCTTGGCATCAACATTGGCAAAAATTTTGACACACCGATTGAACATGCTGCCACCGATTACCTGATTGGATTACGAAGTGTGTACACCCACGCCAGCTATGTCACCATCAATATTTCTTCGCCTAATACCAAGAATTTACGCCAGTTACAAGGGGGGGATGAGCTGGATGCGTTGCTCACGCAACTTAAAGCGGAGCAGGAAAAGCTGGCAGATTTGCACGGTAAATATGTTCCGTTGGCATTAAAAATAGCCCCCGATCTTGATAACGAACAAATCCACCAGATAGCGATACTTTTGCAACGCCACCGCATTGACGGCGTGATCGCCACCAATACCACGTTGACGCGTACAGGCGTCGAACATCTTACGCAAAATACAGAGACGGGCGGACTGAGTGGCGCGCCAGTGCGTGACCGATCGACTGCCGTTATCCGTGAACTTGCTACCGCATTACAAGGCGCTCTGCCTATTATCGGCGCAGGCGGTATTCTGAGCGGAGAAGATGCAGTGGAAAAAATTCACGCTGGCGCTGCGCTAATACAAATTTACAGTGGACTGATTTATCGCGGCCCTGAATTAATCAATGAATGTGTTAATGCGATTGGGCATTTGCAACGCAGGGGGGCGTAA